In Acropora muricata isolate sample 2 chromosome 11, ASM3666990v1, whole genome shotgun sequence, one DNA window encodes the following:
- the LOC136890890 gene encoding uncharacterized protein, translated as MSPIEQEIDYYESLPQFKRQDTCVTIEEGDGKSFLSMQESSTKRSKEALTSKEQSSTNNYSDPLHISATTKPSKVVAKKDTEPHQVYVHIHSKQDTAAFHLDNVMRDLGESPSQVIVDEENCKPSAAISCVGLEKELTGDEDAIVKKNASRQDQCNNCVYVVVDKTTKKRQATKKPVPYQELVYVDLSHSPKKSENGRIHQESTATIYAGIDHIKSSATSDSTSEQENEAETD; from the exons ATGTCTCCAATCGAGCAGGAAATTGATTACTACGAATCCCTGCCTCAATTTAAACGACAAGACACGTGCGTCACAATTGAAGAGGGAGATGGAAAATCATTCTTGAGTATGCAAGaatcatcaactaaaagatctAAAGAAGCATTGACTTCGAAAGAACAGTCTAGTACAAACAATTACTCTGATCCATTGCACATTTCCGCAACAACTAAACCTTCGAAGGTTGTTGCAAAGAAAGACACAGAACCACATCAGGTTTATGTTCACATTCATTCCAAACAAGACACAGCTGCATTCCATTTAGATAATGTCATGCGAGACCTGGGTGAATCGCCATCGCAGGTCATAGTCGATGAAGAGAATTGTAAACCCAGTGCGGCTATATCTTGTGTTGGGCTCGAAAAAGAGTTAACCGGGGACGAAGATGCCATAGTCAAAAAGAATGCGTCACGACAAGATCAGTGCAATAATTGTGTGTATGTAGTTGTTGACAAGACAACGAAAAAACGACAAGCAACAAAG AAGCCTGTCCCATACCAGGAACTAGTGTACGTGGACCTAAGCCACTCGCCGAAAAAGAGCGAAAACGGAAGAATCCACCAAGAAAGCACTGCAACTATATACGCTGGTATCGACCACATCAAGAGCAGCGCTACTAGCGACTCAACGTCAGAACAAGAAAATGAGGCTGAAACTGATTGA